In Bradyrhizobium erythrophlei, a single genomic region encodes these proteins:
- a CDS encoding VOC family protein translates to MAKPKNTICLWYDRDAEAAARFYAETFPDSAVHAVHRAPGDYPSGKSGDALTVEFTVVGIPCLGLNGGPVFTHNESFSFQIATDDQAETDRYWNAIVGNGGQENACGWCKDKWGLSWQITPRALTDALSAGGDEAKRAFAAMMTMKKIDVAAINAARRG, encoded by the coding sequence ATGGCAAAGCCAAAGAACACGATCTGTCTCTGGTACGACAGGGATGCCGAGGCGGCGGCGCGTTTTTACGCCGAGACCTTTCCCGACAGCGCCGTGCATGCCGTTCACCGCGCGCCTGGCGATTATCCGTCCGGCAAGTCGGGCGATGCGCTGACGGTCGAGTTCACGGTGGTCGGCATTCCCTGTCTCGGTCTCAACGGCGGTCCTGTCTTCACGCATAACGAATCCTTCTCGTTCCAGATCGCCACCGACGATCAGGCCGAGACTGATCGCTACTGGAACGCCATCGTCGGCAATGGCGGCCAGGAAAACGCGTGCGGTTGGTGCAAGGATAAATGGGGCCTCTCGTGGCAGATCACGCCGCGCGCGCTGACCGACGCGCTGTCCGCCGGCGGCGATGAGGCCAAGCGCGCCTTCGCCGCGATGATGACCATGAAGAAGATCGACGTCGCGGCGATCAACGCGGCGCGGCGCGGCTAG
- a CDS encoding GNAT family N-acetyltransferase: MPPPGSERLSKREVWFKCNRYFLRTIKREDASDRWAEWLSDPWTVHVLNTSPARIGKREIADYIKQFDQRSRLLLGIFEMGSRLHVGFVRIDLDGAGTALVNAVIGEAAHRNRGATTDVFVALLDFLFNTVGVKRTRASVLLRNQVTLTYLLKLGWQREEAPGSAVRSITDGSALETCMLSWTREGYHAFRSTPTGRRILRRVSTGASAPVRIPSAGDK, from the coding sequence ATGCCACCCCCCGGAAGCGAACGGCTGTCGAAGAGAGAAGTCTGGTTCAAGTGCAACCGTTACTTCCTTCGGACGATCAAGCGAGAGGACGCTTCCGATCGTTGGGCTGAATGGCTGTCGGACCCGTGGACGGTGCACGTCCTCAACACCTCGCCGGCGCGGATCGGAAAACGAGAGATCGCGGACTACATCAAGCAGTTCGACCAGCGTTCGCGCCTGCTGCTTGGCATTTTCGAGATGGGCAGCAGGCTTCATGTCGGGTTCGTGCGGATCGACCTCGACGGCGCAGGCACCGCTCTGGTCAACGCCGTGATTGGCGAGGCGGCGCATCGCAACCGCGGCGCGACCACGGACGTGTTCGTGGCCTTGCTCGATTTCCTGTTCAATACCGTCGGCGTCAAGCGCACCCGCGCCTCGGTGTTGCTGCGCAATCAGGTCACGCTGACCTATCTGCTCAAGCTTGGCTGGCAAAGGGAGGAGGCGCCGGGTTCGGCGGTGCGATCGATCACCGACGGTTCGGCGCTCGAAACCTGCATGCTGAGCTGGACACGCGAGGGCTACCACGCCTTCCGGAGTACGCCGACCGGTCGCCGCATTCTTCGCCGCGTCTCGACAGGCGCGAGCGCGCCTGTTCGAATCCCCTCAGCCGGTGACAAGTAA
- a CDS encoding outer membrane protein: MKKLLLVSSALVAAGPAFAADLPLKAPPMALPVLTIWSSCHVGGHIGSGADRVNYSDPGTFVPGSGVVQGITQNFAPAGAPFSASGQPAFLGGVQAGCDYQFDNHWVIGIGGDFSWTNLSSLVNDPFFGGKNGNPMTLSTRTDEIATVTGRVGYAFDNVLFYGKGGAAFAHDRYAVNNSAFVNEAFLGCSTPTVTFTGCNLVGSADRWGWTAGVGVEWAFAKNWSAMVEFDHYGFDAKTVSMNVVGNTFLVTPANLTVKHDIDTVKVGINYRFWSPVVARY; encoded by the coding sequence ATGAAAAAGCTTTTGCTCGTCAGCTCCGCCCTTGTGGCCGCCGGCCCGGCGTTCGCCGCCGATCTCCCTCTCAAGGCGCCGCCGATGGCGTTGCCCGTGCTGACGATCTGGAGCAGCTGCCACGTGGGCGGCCACATCGGCTCCGGCGCCGATCGTGTGAATTATTCCGATCCGGGTACGTTCGTGCCAGGTTCAGGCGTCGTTCAAGGCATCACGCAGAACTTCGCCCCGGCAGGTGCGCCCTTTTCCGCGAGCGGGCAACCGGCATTCCTTGGCGGCGTGCAGGCCGGCTGCGATTATCAGTTCGACAATCACTGGGTCATCGGAATTGGCGGCGACTTTTCGTGGACCAACCTGAGCAGTCTGGTCAACGATCCGTTCTTCGGCGGCAAGAACGGCAACCCGATGACGCTTTCGACGCGCACCGACGAGATCGCGACCGTCACCGGGCGCGTCGGCTATGCCTTCGACAACGTCCTGTTTTACGGCAAGGGTGGCGCGGCTTTTGCTCACGACAGATATGCGGTGAATAATTCCGCGTTCGTGAACGAGGCTTTTCTCGGCTGTAGTACGCCAACGGTCACCTTTACCGGCTGTAATCTGGTCGGCAGCGCGGACCGATGGGGATGGACCGCCGGCGTCGGCGTCGAGTGGGCGTTCGCCAAGAACTGGTCCGCGATGGTCGAATTCGATCACTACGGATTTGACGCCAAGACGGTTTCCATGAACGTCGTCGGCAATACCTTCTTGGTCACGCCCGCCAATCTCACCGTCAAGCACGACATCGACACCGTCAAGGTCGGGATCAACTACCGCTTCTGGTCGCCGGTCGTCGCGCGCTATTGA
- a CDS encoding HEAT repeat domain-containing protein, which yields MASVPALFYLAHALWRIEPDSRWPQAAIEVLSSAPHWVFRQEAVQALQDVSEPAAVQALIHALDDTEPLVRHAAARGLLTLYGLPADPADPQAMAIRVTSSDAARHDHARQEILAAIAGRTAVERLRHSDSRGAALLRAFLHTVSGD from the coding sequence ATGGCATCCGTCCCCGCGCTATTCTATCTCGCCCACGCCCTGTGGCGGATCGAACCGGATTCACGCTGGCCGCAGGCGGCTATCGAGGTGTTATCATCGGCGCCGCATTGGGTGTTCCGTCAGGAGGCGGTCCAGGCGCTTCAAGACGTCAGCGAGCCCGCGGCCGTGCAGGCGTTGATCCACGCGCTCGACGATACTGAGCCGCTGGTGCGCCACGCCGCGGCGCGCGGCCTGCTCACGCTGTATGGCCTGCCGGCCGATCCAGCCGATCCGCAAGCCATGGCGATCCGCGTGACGTCGAGCGATGCCGCGCGCCACGATCACGCCAGACAGGAAATCCTGGCCGCGATCGCGGGCCGGACGGCGGTGGAAAGATTAAGACACTCCGATTCCCGCGGAGCCGCCCTGCTCCGTGCATTTCTGCACACGGTAAGCGGCGATTAA
- a CDS encoding cupin domain-containing protein has product MAEEGKQQAGFPGVTRTILEHLSLPGDGRELVVAEVTYPPGGVAPRHRHPVGGIIYIVEGVAESAYGDDEPRVYRAGETLQDRADLPHTLFRNCDSERPLRFLTIYALEPGRSYTMEP; this is encoded by the coding sequence ATGGCTGAAGAAGGCAAGCAGCAGGCCGGATTCCCCGGCGTCACGCGCACGATTCTCGAACATCTCTCATTGCCCGGCGACGGCCGCGAACTGGTCGTGGCCGAGGTGACTTACCCGCCCGGCGGCGTGGCGCCGCGGCACCGCCATCCCGTCGGCGGCATCATCTACATCGTCGAAGGCGTCGCCGAGTCGGCTTACGGCGATGACGAACCGCGCGTGTATCGCGCCGGCGAGACCTTGCAGGACCGCGCTGATCTGCCCCACACGCTGTTTCGCAATTGCGATTCCGAACGTCCTTTACGTTTTCTGACCATCTACGCGCTGGAGCCCGGCCGCTCCTACACCATGGAGCCGTGA
- a CDS encoding TetR/AcrR family transcriptional regulator, which yields MRYEKGHKETTRQHIIDVASRQFREGGVAAVGIAGIMAQAGLTNGAFYVHFDSKEDLVRAVLGDALEQRARGLQGNLERHGSLRESLRDYLSTRHRDNAALGCPTAALVAEIARHPAKTQGVFTGNVERIVLLIAARLRHGTDAERRRKAMAIYGMMVGSLQMARAVNDPKLSSEILENALEGAITLAGED from the coding sequence ATGCGTTATGAAAAGGGACACAAGGAAACGACGCGCCAGCACATCATTGACGTGGCCTCCCGTCAGTTTCGCGAGGGCGGCGTCGCAGCCGTCGGCATTGCCGGCATCATGGCGCAGGCTGGCCTGACCAACGGCGCCTTCTATGTGCATTTCGATTCCAAGGAAGACCTGGTTCGCGCCGTGCTTGGCGACGCGCTGGAGCAGCGCGCGCGGGGGCTTCAGGGCAATCTGGAGCGCCATGGGAGCCTGAGAGAAAGCCTCCGCGACTATCTCTCGACGCGTCACCGCGACAATGCGGCGCTTGGCTGCCCGACCGCAGCACTGGTGGCCGAGATCGCGCGGCACCCGGCGAAGACGCAAGGGGTTTTCACCGGCAATGTCGAGCGCATCGTTCTTTTGATCGCAGCGCGCCTGCGTCACGGAACGGATGCGGAGCGGCGGCGCAAGGCGATGGCGATCTACGGCATGATGGTCGGCTCGCTCCAGATGGCGCGCGCGGTCAACGATCCGAAACTCTCCAGCGAGATATTGGAGAATGCGCTCGAAGGCGCTATCACGCTGGCCGGCGAAGACTGA
- a CDS encoding MATE family efflux transporter, producing MAIEEATVATLDDITRAVPVAARSGVSDKEASDKAAGNQKAADRAAAARAALLTAPILPTLLRLALPTVTVLVAQTAVNIAEAYYVGFLGTDALAGVALVFPVFMLMTMMSNGGLGSGVASSVARAVGAGRHEDANALLFHAIVLALVVGALFTLAAVFAGPLLYRALGGQGGALDAALRYSNYLFAGSIAVWVVNLQQAALRGAGNVKVPALVTLVGAIVMIPLSPLLIFGFGPMPRLGIAGAGVAFGLYYCGAMLFLLRYMASGRAGLMLRPVTLRYALFADILKVGLPTSLNALLTNLTVILVTGTVGLFGTTALAGYGCASRLDYIMIPLLFGVGTATLTMVGVNIGAGQGARARKIGWVSGLVGLCLTGSIGLFVAIFPTLWLYLFSHDADVVADGVRYLRIVAPAYSALGFGFVVAFASQGTGRALLPLVASSARIVIAAGGGWIAVSYFGGGMHALAAMVAASLIAYAALCTIIMLSDSVWKTEGGKK from the coding sequence GTGGCAATCGAGGAAGCAACGGTGGCGACGCTGGACGACATAACGCGCGCTGTGCCGGTTGCGGCCCGTAGCGGCGTTAGCGATAAAGAAGCCAGCGACAAGGCAGCCGGCAACCAGAAAGCCGCTGACCGGGCGGCGGCCGCCCGCGCGGCGCTGTTGACCGCGCCGATCCTGCCGACGCTGCTCCGCCTGGCGCTGCCGACCGTGACGGTGCTGGTGGCGCAGACGGCCGTGAACATCGCCGAGGCCTACTATGTCGGCTTTCTCGGCACCGATGCGCTGGCCGGCGTGGCGCTGGTGTTTCCGGTTTTCATGCTGATGACGATGATGTCCAACGGCGGGCTCGGCAGTGGCGTTGCCTCGTCCGTGGCGCGCGCCGTCGGCGCTGGCCGCCACGAAGACGCCAATGCGCTGTTGTTTCATGCCATCGTGCTCGCGCTCGTGGTCGGCGCGCTGTTCACGCTCGCCGCCGTCTTTGCCGGGCCCTTGCTGTATCGGGCGCTGGGCGGTCAGGGCGGTGCGCTCGACGCCGCGCTGCGCTATTCGAATTACCTGTTTGCAGGCTCGATCGCGGTGTGGGTCGTCAATTTGCAGCAGGCGGCGTTGCGCGGCGCCGGTAACGTCAAGGTGCCTGCTTTGGTGACGCTGGTCGGCGCCATCGTGATGATTCCGCTTTCGCCGTTGTTGATCTTCGGTTTTGGCCCCATGCCGCGTCTCGGCATTGCCGGCGCCGGTGTGGCCTTCGGCCTCTATTATTGTGGCGCCATGCTGTTCCTGCTGCGCTACATGGCCTCGGGCCGCGCCGGGCTGATGCTGCGGCCGGTGACGCTGCGCTACGCCTTGTTCGCCGACATTCTCAAAGTCGGTCTGCCGACGTCGCTGAACGCTCTGCTGACCAACCTCACCGTGATCCTGGTGACCGGCACCGTCGGCCTGTTCGGCACCACGGCGCTGGCCGGGTATGGTTGCGCATCGCGGCTCGATTACATCATGATCCCGCTTCTGTTTGGCGTCGGCACGGCAACGCTGACCATGGTCGGCGTCAACATCGGCGCAGGCCAGGGCGCGCGGGCGCGAAAGATCGGCTGGGTCTCGGGGCTAGTCGGCCTTTGCCTCACCGGCTCCATTGGCCTGTTCGTGGCGATCTTTCCGACGCTCTGGCTTTATCTGTTCAGCCATGACGCCGACGTCGTCGCCGACGGGGTGCGTTATCTTCGCATCGTAGCGCCCGCCTACAGCGCGCTCGGCTTCGGCTTCGTCGTCGCCTTTGCTTCGCAAGGCACCGGGCGGGCGTTGTTGCCTCTGGTGGCCTCGAGCGCCCGCATTGTGATCGCGGCCGGCGGCGGCTGGATCGCGGTGAGTTATTTCGGCGGAGGCATGCACGCGTTGGCCGCGATGGTCGCGGCCTCGCTGATCGCCTACGCGGCGCTCTGCACCATCATCATGCTGTCGGATTCGGTCTGGAAGACCGAGGGAGGGAAAAAATGA
- a CDS encoding DUF805 domain-containing protein codes for MLFGFNARIGRLKYFLFSILLGIVNGIIAIPVAYYAYKHGMMQGMLHGAMPKSIWSLGWPMTAFIAFCMLSYFMLAAMRFRDIGWDPIIMVSCWIAVTLLDPLLASRVPAMALEKHDGTIVGGLINFGLIVILLFWPGSDHVPSPPVFDDPAPPPQRPSNSPVSSERIARATAQFGRRT; via the coding sequence ATGCTGTTCGGCTTCAATGCCCGTATCGGTCGCCTGAAATATTTCCTCTTTTCGATCCTGCTTGGGATCGTGAACGGGATCATTGCGATCCCGGTCGCGTACTACGCTTACAAGCATGGCATGATGCAGGGGATGCTGCACGGCGCGATGCCCAAGTCCATTTGGTCGCTGGGTTGGCCGATGACCGCCTTCATCGCCTTTTGCATGCTGAGCTACTTCATGCTCGCCGCGATGCGCTTTCGCGACATCGGATGGGACCCGATCATCATGGTGTCCTGCTGGATCGCGGTGACGTTGCTCGACCCCCTGCTCGCAAGCCGCGTACCGGCGATGGCCCTGGAAAAACACGACGGCACGATCGTCGGCGGCCTCATCAACTTCGGGCTGATCGTCATCCTGCTGTTCTGGCCCGGCAGCGACCACGTTCCTTCGCCGCCCGTCTTCGACGATCCCGCGCCTCCCCCGCAGCGCCCGTCCAACTCGCCGGTTTCTTCAGAACGCATCGCGCGCGCCACGGCGCAATTCGGCCGCCGCACCTAA
- a CDS encoding CHAT domain-containing protein: MQKSFNTAPPLRRRPGALAATFATGFIASLAFAASCGSALALSKEQAIANCRESVGRPIVMACMQGMGGGRGGGGDREGNLARCRETATPRVKACVLAALNAANGRANVPIEMYKNGKPKEDAVAPGNALPAGFVPPPRTIGDIAAILDGEKPDPAVLAKLKADADSEPGKSQSQSDLAQFYYDRGIARASLGRNVEGLADGEKALSIAVASGDGFFGQRIRQFLTIQKLSLGDVKGALQVSQFMISDANRPGQKGYMFNARRIAAQVLAQMGDIPQAEGYMRSSLAMIQEARTSGLPGWREGYAKAGRAWEGEIEAIRAVIFEARGQFREAEAAYAKSHDWKLASIPDMKFPHAPSELQMRQYADNEFLSAGRMKARQGRLAEAEVDVRSLLQTQLKQQGKYNPRTVPFIRSLANILVEEGRYDEAEKLVRIALEINRTLNIGDDTQYSAQTLSQLGAILTFERKLPEAAAVYAELDKAIAKWEPQRRLVLELNGSRINAMFAAGQTQAGLEAAQSLLKREIARVGEKHFDAASARGILAVGLMRAGKDSDAIREFGLALPVLLAAARDNTDDDDATVVAARSQRLQEIVEAYIKLLAGAQGGSGSAAVDTFSLADSIRSHSVQQALAASGARASIKDPALAELVRKEQDLGKQVGAQLGLLNNILALPSTERDPQGVKAVNASIEKLRTERDQARTEINKRFPSYADLVDPKPPNVAQVQATLVEGEAMLSFYFGRDASFVWAVPKDGPVAFAEIKATGGDIQSKVRKLREALEPQAAMISDIPAFDVKLGYELYSLLLQPVEAGWKKSKSLIVVTNGALGLLPLSLLPTAEAAIDSNDDPLFSSYRKVPWLARNYAVTSVPSSAALRTLRQLPPGKAGRNELIGFGDPLFSPEQAAQAASEQEPVKLADAGATVATRGLPLKRRSSPKLEGVDSAELAMLPRLPDTAEELKSIALALQADPSKVLKLGKDANEAVVKTMDLSGFKVLAFATHGLVPGELNGLTQPALALSAPAVAGVEGDGLLTMEEVLTLKLDADWVVLSACNTGAGEGAGAEAASGLGRAFFYAGTRALLVTNWSVHSQSARELVTDLFKRQADDPKLTRAEALRLAMVALMDGPGYVGADGKTDFAYAHPLFWAPYTIIGDGGAR; this comes from the coding sequence ATGCAGAAGTCTTTCAACACCGCTCCACCTCTCCGCCGACGGCCAGGCGCGCTTGCCGCGACGTTTGCGACCGGCTTTATCGCGAGCCTCGCTTTTGCCGCGTCCTGCGGCAGCGCTCTCGCGCTGTCGAAAGAGCAGGCGATCGCGAACTGCCGGGAGAGCGTCGGCCGGCCGATCGTGATGGCCTGCATGCAGGGCATGGGCGGAGGCCGAGGCGGCGGCGGAGATCGCGAAGGCAATCTGGCGCGCTGCCGCGAGACGGCGACGCCCCGGGTGAAGGCCTGCGTGCTGGCGGCGCTCAATGCCGCTAACGGCCGGGCCAACGTGCCGATCGAAATGTACAAGAACGGCAAGCCGAAAGAAGATGCGGTCGCGCCCGGCAATGCGTTGCCGGCCGGCTTTGTGCCGCCGCCGCGCACGATCGGCGATATCGCCGCCATCCTCGACGGCGAGAAGCCTGATCCCGCCGTGCTGGCGAAGCTGAAGGCCGATGCCGACAGCGAACCCGGCAAAAGCCAGTCCCAATCCGACCTCGCGCAATTCTACTATGATCGCGGAATCGCCCGCGCCTCGCTTGGCCGTAACGTCGAAGGGCTGGCCGACGGCGAGAAGGCGTTGTCTATCGCGGTCGCCTCAGGCGACGGATTTTTCGGACAACGCATCCGTCAGTTCCTCACGATTCAAAAACTCTCGCTGGGCGACGTCAAAGGCGCGCTTCAGGTATCGCAGTTCATGATTTCGGATGCCAACCGGCCCGGGCAGAAGGGATACATGTTCAATGCACGGCGGATCGCCGCCCAGGTTCTCGCGCAGATGGGAGATATCCCGCAGGCCGAAGGCTACATGCGCAGCAGCTTGGCCATGATTCAGGAGGCGCGCACCAGCGGCCTGCCCGGCTGGCGCGAGGGCTATGCCAAGGCCGGCCGGGCCTGGGAAGGCGAGATCGAGGCCATTCGCGCCGTGATCTTCGAGGCACGCGGCCAGTTTCGCGAGGCCGAGGCAGCCTATGCGAAATCGCACGACTGGAAGCTTGCTTCCATCCCCGACATGAAGTTTCCGCACGCGCCATCTGAACTCCAGATGCGGCAGTATGCCGACAACGAGTTTCTCAGTGCCGGACGCATGAAGGCCAGGCAAGGTCGGCTCGCCGAAGCCGAGGTCGACGTGCGCAGCCTGCTGCAAACGCAGCTCAAACAACAAGGCAAATATAATCCGCGAACCGTGCCATTCATCCGAAGCCTCGCCAATATCCTGGTCGAGGAAGGCCGCTACGACGAAGCCGAGAAGCTGGTGCGGATCGCGCTCGAGATCAACCGCACCCTGAACATCGGCGACGACACGCAATACAGCGCCCAGACGCTGTCGCAACTCGGCGCCATCCTCACCTTCGAGCGGAAACTGCCCGAGGCCGCCGCCGTCTATGCCGAACTCGACAAGGCGATCGCCAAATGGGAGCCGCAGCGCCGTCTGGTGCTCGAGCTGAACGGGTCGCGCATCAACGCGATGTTCGCCGCCGGACAGACGCAGGCCGGCCTTGAAGCGGCGCAATCGCTGCTGAAGCGTGAAATCGCGCGTGTCGGCGAGAAACATTTCGATGCGGCTTCGGCCCGCGGCATTCTCGCGGTCGGTTTGATGCGCGCCGGCAAGGACAGCGATGCGATCCGCGAATTTGGCCTTGCGCTCCCCGTTCTGCTCGCCGCCGCGCGCGATAACACCGACGATGACGATGCGACCGTCGTGGCGGCGCGGAGCCAGCGGTTGCAGGAAATCGTCGAGGCCTACATCAAGCTGCTCGCCGGCGCGCAAGGCGGCAGCGGCAGTGCGGCCGTCGACACCTTCAGCCTTGCGGATTCGATCCGCAGCCATTCGGTGCAACAGGCGCTGGCCGCCTCGGGGGCGCGCGCCTCGATCAAGGACCCGGCGCTCGCCGAACTCGTGCGCAAGGAGCAGGACCTCGGCAAGCAGGTCGGCGCACAATTGGGCCTGCTCAACAACATTCTCGCCCTTCCCTCCACCGAGCGCGATCCGCAGGGCGTGAAGGCTGTCAACGCCTCGATAGAGAAATTGCGCACCGAGCGTGACCAGGCGCGCACTGAGATCAACAAGCGCTTTCCGTCCTATGCCGACCTCGTCGATCCCAAACCGCCGAATGTCGCGCAGGTGCAGGCGACTTTGGTCGAAGGCGAAGCCATGCTGTCGTTCTACTTCGGGCGCGATGCCAGCTTCGTATGGGCGGTGCCGAAAGACGGCCCCGTCGCGTTTGCGGAAATCAAGGCCACCGGCGGCGACATCCAGAGCAAGGTGCGCAAACTGCGCGAGGCGCTCGAACCGCAGGCGGCGATGATTTCCGACATCCCCGCTTTCGACGTCAAGCTCGGCTACGAACTCTATTCGCTGCTGCTGCAGCCGGTCGAAGCCGGCTGGAAAAAATCCAAAAGCCTGATCGTGGTCACCAATGGCGCGCTCGGCCTGTTGCCGTTGTCGCTGTTGCCGACTGCCGAAGCCGCCATCGATAGCAACGACGATCCGTTGTTCTCGAGCTACCGAAAGGTGCCGTGGCTCGCGCGCAACTACGCGGTGACGAGCGTGCCCTCCTCGGCCGCCCTGCGCACCTTGCGGCAATTGCCGCCCGGCAAGGCCGGACGCAACGAGCTGATCGGGTTCGGCGATCCGCTGTTCAGCCCGGAGCAGGCCGCGCAAGCCGCAAGCGAGCAGGAACCGGTCAAGCTCGCGGATGCCGGGGCGACAGTTGCGACCCGCGGGCTGCCGCTGAAGCGACGATCGAGCCCGAAGCTCGAGGGCGTCGATAGCGCGGAACTCGCCATGCTGCCGCGGCTGCCGGATACGGCGGAAGAACTGAAATCGATTGCGCTTGCCTTGCAGGCCGATCCCTCAAAAGTCCTCAAGCTCGGCAAGGACGCCAATGAGGCCGTCGTCAAAACCATGGACCTTTCCGGCTTCAAGGTATTGGCTTTCGCCACCCACGGGCTCGTACCCGGCGAACTCAACGGCCTGACGCAGCCGGCGCTCGCGCTCTCGGCCCCTGCGGTCGCAGGCGTCGAAGGCGACGGGCTCCTGACCATGGAGGAAGTGCTGACGCTCAAGCTCGACGCCGACTGGGTCGTGCTCTCGGCCTGCAACACCGGCGCGGGCGAAGGCGCCGGCGCGGAAGCCGCCTCCGGCCTTGGCCGCGCTTTCTTCTATGCCGGCACGCGGGCTTTGCTCGTAACCAACTGGTCGGTCCATTCACAGTCGGCGCGCGAACTCGTCACCGATCTTTTCAAGCGGCAGGCCGACGATCCGAAGCTGACGCGCGCCGAAGCGCTGCGGCTCGCCATGGTGGCGCTGATGGACGGACCCGGTTATGTCGGCGCCGACGGCAAAACCGATTTTGCCTACGCGCATCCGCTGTTCTGGGCACCGTATACCATCATCGGGGATGGCGGGGCGCGCTGA